Proteins from a genomic interval of Marinifilum sp. JC120:
- a CDS encoding radical SAM/SPASM domain-containing protein — MSHADSITLLNLEFNSSCNLRCQWCSLDHSKERKIMPREVLEKVMQELGTGSFKNLRRIDLHNGGETLLHPDLPGMLSVIRRYRPSIPSSVAIGLLTNGMLLTPKVSEQICRSRAVTQVRFSIDGGSPAAFESIRKGAKWDVVRRNVQAFMEINSRAKEPVKTEIICMIPAEGLPDGKMEPEFSALLQLADKVSVRNPHNWDGSVDLGVDDSGYQVIAEKRVGEVCFLLQKNLVILPEGKVTVCCNDLNERGVFGSILDNSLEELAAHPTRLEMIRAFKEGRKDEIELCRGCTGFYAP, encoded by the coding sequence ATGTCACATGCGGATTCAATTACCCTGCTAAATCTAGAATTTAACTCCTCCTGCAACCTGCGTTGTCAGTGGTGTTCCCTTGATCACTCTAAGGAACGCAAGATCATGCCCCGTGAGGTGCTGGAAAAGGTGATGCAGGAGTTAGGAACGGGATCATTTAAAAATTTGCGGCGCATCGACCTGCACAACGGCGGGGAAACCCTGCTTCATCCTGATTTACCGGGAATGCTATCCGTGATCCGTCGTTACCGCCCATCTATCCCTTCTTCAGTTGCCATCGGTCTTTTGACCAACGGTATGTTGTTGACTCCGAAAGTTTCCGAACAAATCTGCCGCAGTAGGGCGGTTACGCAAGTCCGCTTCAGCATTGATGGCGGTTCTCCCGCAGCATTTGAGTCCATCCGCAAGGGTGCCAAGTGGGATGTGGTCCGGCGTAATGTGCAGGCTTTCATGGAGATTAACAGCCGGGCCAAGGAGCCGGTAAAAACTGAGATTATCTGCATGATCCCGGCAGAAGGATTGCCGGACGGCAAGATGGAACCGGAATTCAGCGCGCTCTTGCAACTGGCCGATAAGGTCAGTGTGCGTAATCCGCATAATTGGGACGGCAGTGTAGATCTCGGCGTTGACGATAGCGGATATCAGGTGATTGCCGAAAAACGTGTGGGTGAGGTCTGTTTTCTACTCCAGAAGAATCTGGTCATTCTGCCTGAAGGAAAAGTTACGGTCTGTTGTAACGATCTCAACGAACGTGGGGTATTCGGCTCTATTTTGGATAATAGTCTCGAAGAACTTGCCGCTCACCCCACCCGGTTGGAAATGATCCGGGCCTTTAAGGAAGGTCGCAAGGATGAGATTGAGTTGTGCCGCGGGTGTACCGGGTTTTATGCGCCTTAA
- a CDS encoding tetratricopeptide repeat protein has product MKILTAGKFTLTVCLILLGLLLAFVPEAFAAAKRTGKWWEAVTPEGKLVIMAFAVAGIAVLIVVFSVLKPNMPGRGKFTLEKYEEDLRDKIDGLKVDLQIISEADSPEFRKVSAAMKEAEQRLLFIESGYADSLRAISSLAEQLEILRGWVSETEIESAESMLASGDTGEARAIWGRIAKESGVKREAYARREADAYFHLGLLAKNDLDYDEAMDALVKGIETGKVGVVHIYESGKLALITEDYWQAEALFKQGLGMVCDTDECSRNIISKCQIGLGDVFMHSDKFNEALPLYESALSSAIDIYGEESVPVADGCTRVALCKEKHGDHAEAAELCRRAFDTYSKLLPDEHPKVVVARERCLGVLNKKL; this is encoded by the coding sequence ATGAAAATACTTACTGCTGGAAAGTTCACGCTGACGGTTTGTTTGATTTTGCTCGGTCTGCTGTTGGCGTTTGTGCCGGAAGCCTTTGCTGCTGCGAAGAGGACAGGCAAATGGTGGGAGGCTGTGACCCCTGAAGGTAAGCTTGTAATTATGGCTTTTGCTGTTGCGGGCATTGCCGTACTCATCGTTGTTTTTTCTGTGCTTAAACCCAATATGCCTGGTCGCGGGAAGTTTACTTTGGAGAAGTACGAGGAAGATCTTCGGGACAAGATTGACGGGCTGAAGGTGGATTTGCAAATTATAAGTGAGGCGGATTCCCCTGAGTTCCGTAAGGTGTCCGCAGCCATGAAAGAGGCTGAACAACGTTTGCTTTTTATTGAGTCCGGGTATGCTGACTCCTTAAGAGCCATTTCCAGTCTTGCCGAGCAATTGGAAATTTTGCGCGGTTGGGTTTCAGAGACTGAAATTGAATCTGCTGAATCAATGCTTGCTTCCGGTGATACCGGAGAAGCCCGCGCCATTTGGGGTCGGATTGCGAAAGAGTCCGGGGTGAAGAGAGAGGCCTATGCCCGCCGTGAGGCTGACGCATATTTTCATTTGGGATTGTTGGCCAAAAATGATCTTGATTATGATGAAGCCATGGACGCGCTGGTTAAGGGTATTGAGACCGGGAAGGTCGGGGTAGTACATATTTATGAGTCCGGAAAGCTGGCACTGATCACTGAAGATTACTGGCAGGCTGAAGCCCTGTTCAAGCAAGGGCTGGGTATGGTCTGTGATACTGACGAATGTAGCCGGAATATTATCAGTAAATGTCAGATTGGGTTGGGCGATGTCTTCATGCATTCGGATAAATTTAATGAGGCTCTGCCTCTTTATGAATCCGCGCTTTCGTCAGCAATTGACATTTACGGCGAGGAATCCGTTCCTGTGGCCGATGGTTGCACCCGAGTGGCCCTTTGCAAGGAAAAACACGGGGACCACGCAGAGGCTGCCGAACTTTGTCGCAGGGCTTTTGATACTTATTCCAAGCTGCTGCCGGATGAGCATCCCAAAGTGGTTGTTGCCCGTGAACGCTGTTTGGGTGTGTTGAATAAAAAACTTTGA
- a CDS encoding response regulator, translated as MFSAFRFILSAICGAVLLCLLSVAQKYLMGWPLLPQSFAVPFVFGSITGAVFYLYTLFVRRQRKTEELLEAREIQLKTVLSAAPIGIGVVVDRVFHEVNDFFCEMTGYSRGEMVGVSSRLVYPSDDDFNRVTKYKYAQIREKGAGSVETRFKRKDGSIIHVILSSKPLDSDDWSKGVSFTALNITKRKEAENSLSRRIVFENLVSKLASDFLNVSLDRIDDGLTKALEDVCRFTGVGRAYIFIMRGNTSICDNTHEWCAEKIEPQIHKLQNIDLKEPESLLWKKLCNWEPYYIPDVSALPDDLPDKQVLTAQGIWSVLIEPMFFNDRLVGFVGFDSVLKHRQWSDEDIDILSLFSKNITLVLERKKVEEKLITARLEAETANTAKSEFLANMSHEIRTPLNGIMGMLQLMHISGLNQKQEKHNHFAMESCKRLTQLLSDILDITMIESGHLKVVNAEFDLTDVLNSVHALFKPAAVQKNVDLQFSISKEVPDTLLGDSNRLHQIFNNLIGNALKFTDVGGVFVEAYPLKRDQAGKHRILFSVSDSGIGIEDSKLESIFNSFTQADASKARSYEGAGLGLAIVKNLLGLMGGSLSVISEVGVGTSVYFFLDLDEAEQAGAVAETLWAPDSHSIKKFNVLVAEDEKVNQLTLKIFLEQHGCNVSVADDGCEVMEILNAQQAVFDLIFMDIQMPKMDGLEATSRIRAGEGGEAVKDIPIIACTAYAMAGDKEEFTSAGMNGYLAKPTQFGDVEKILMKYSE; from the coding sequence ATGTTTTCAGCCTTTCGTTTCATCTTATCAGCTATATGTGGGGCTGTTCTCTTGTGCCTGCTTTCAGTTGCTCAGAAATATTTAATGGGCTGGCCTTTGCTTCCGCAATCATTTGCTGTTCCATTTGTTTTTGGTTCAATTACTGGTGCTGTTTTTTATTTATATACGTTGTTTGTACGAAGGCAGAGAAAGACAGAGGAATTGCTGGAAGCAAGGGAAATTCAGTTGAAAACAGTCTTGTCTGCCGCTCCCATAGGTATCGGGGTTGTGGTTGATCGTGTTTTTCATGAAGTTAATGATTTTTTCTGTGAGATGACTGGATATTCCAGAGGCGAAATGGTGGGCGTTTCCTCACGTCTTGTCTATCCCAGTGATGATGATTTTAATCGCGTGACTAAGTATAAGTATGCCCAGATAAGAGAAAAAGGTGCGGGCAGTGTTGAGACAAGGTTTAAACGTAAAGATGGGAGCATCATACACGTAATACTGAGTTCAAAACCCTTGGATTCTGATGACTGGTCCAAAGGAGTTTCTTTTACGGCACTGAATATTACTAAGAGAAAAGAAGCTGAAAATTCACTCTCAAGACGAATCGTATTTGAAAATCTGGTCAGTAAATTAGCTTCTGACTTTCTCAATGTGTCTCTTGATCGGATTGATGACGGACTGACAAAGGCTTTGGAGGATGTCTGTCGTTTTACCGGAGTGGGGCGGGCTTATATTTTTATTATGCGTGGTAACACTTCCATCTGTGATAATACGCACGAATGGTGTGCCGAAAAGATAGAACCGCAAATTCATAAATTACAGAATATAGATTTAAAGGAACCGGAATCTTTGCTCTGGAAAAAGCTTTGCAATTGGGAGCCATATTATATCCCGGATGTCTCTGCTTTACCTGACGATCTGCCGGATAAGCAGGTTCTGACAGCTCAGGGAATATGGTCTGTTCTCATTGAACCGATGTTTTTCAATGATCGACTCGTGGGATTTGTGGGCTTTGATTCTGTCTTAAAACATCGGCAATGGTCGGATGAAGATATCGATATATTGTCCTTGTTTAGTAAGAATATCACTTTGGTTTTAGAGCGGAAAAAAGTTGAGGAAAAACTCATCACGGCAAGGCTGGAGGCTGAAACCGCTAACACCGCAAAGTCAGAATTTCTGGCAAACATGTCCCACGAGATTCGGACTCCTCTTAACGGCATTATGGGGATGCTGCAACTGATGCACATAAGCGGGCTGAATCAGAAGCAGGAAAAGCATAATCATTTTGCAATGGAATCCTGCAAGCGGTTGACCCAGTTGCTGAGCGATATTCTTGATATTACCATGATTGAATCCGGTCATTTGAAGGTAGTGAATGCTGAGTTTGATCTGACTGATGTGCTAAATTCAGTTCACGCACTTTTTAAGCCTGCTGCTGTTCAGAAGAATGTTGATTTGCAATTCAGCATTTCAAAAGAAGTCCCGGACACACTGTTGGGTGACAGCAATAGATTACATCAAATATTTAATAATTTGATTGGCAATGCGCTGAAATTTACTGATGTCGGTGGAGTGTTTGTAGAAGCATATCCATTAAAAAGAGATCAGGCAGGAAAGCATAGGATTTTGTTTTCTGTTTCCGACTCGGGAATTGGTATAGAGGACAGCAAATTGGAATCAATTTTCAATTCTTTTACCCAGGCAGATGCCAGCAAAGCCCGCAGTTATGAGGGGGCAGGTTTAGGACTCGCAATTGTGAAGAATCTCTTGGGGTTAATGGGCGGGAGTCTTTCGGTTATCAGTGAAGTTGGTGTCGGGACATCTGTTTATTTCTTTCTGGACCTAGATGAGGCTGAGCAAGCAGGGGCGGTAGCTGAAACTTTGTGGGCTCCGGATAGTCATTCTATTAAAAAATTTAATGTTCTTGTGGCTGAAGATGAAAAAGTTAACCAGCTTACACTTAAGATTTTTTTGGAGCAACATGGCTGTAATGTCTCCGTTGCCGATGACGGGTGTGAGGTTATGGAGATTCTTAATGCCCAACAGGCGGTCTTTGATTTGATCTTTATGGATATCCAGATGCCGAAAATGGATGGACTTGAAGCTACTTCACGAATTCGGGCAGGAGAGGGCGGTGAGGCAGTTAAGGATATTCCAATTATCGCTTGCACTGCATATGCTATGGCGGGAGATAAAGAAGAGTTCACTTCAGCAGGAATGAATGGTTATCTGGCCAAGCCGACGCAATTTGGTGATGTTGAAAAGATCTTAATGAAATATTCAGAATAG